CAGAGCCGGTTCGCCGAAGTGCGCGAGGACATGAACAATCAGATGTATGCGCGCGACAGCCATGAACTGATGCGCGCGATGGAGGCCTATTCGATCTTGGATTGCGCCGACATGGCGGCGGCGGCCTCGCTGTTCCGCACCGAGAGCCGCTGGGGTCTGTACCACAATCGCGTGGAATATCCCGGCCGCGACGACGAGAACTGGTTTTGCCATTCGATCCTGACCAAGGGAGCGGACGGCGTGCCATCGCTGACCAAGAAACCGGTTGCGCCCTACCTCATCGAAATCGAGGAGCACGAGCGCGACGCTTATTACAAGCAGCGGATCCAGACTTCGGAAGCCGCCGAGTGATCGCGCGAACCGGACACAGGAGACCACACCATGCCTTTGGCTAATACCCCGACCACCGTTCCCGTCGTCGTCGACGAGGGCAAATGCATCGCCGACAAGGGCTGCACAGTCTGCGTCGATGTCTGCCCGCTCGACGTGCTGCGCATCTCCGAACTCACCGGCAAGGCTTACATGAAATATGATGAATGCTGGTATTGCATGCCCTGCGAGGCTGATTGCCCCACCGGCGCGGTAACCGTCAACATTCCCTATCTTCTGAAGTGAGGCGGACGATGAGTGCATTCGAGCCGTTCGAGGAATTTGGCGATGTCGCCGACATTGCAGCCGGTCTCGATGACCCCGATGCGGGCGCACGCCGCGTCACGGTCATGGACCTTGCCGACACCGCCGCGCCCGAAGCCATTCCACATCTCGCGCGTGCGCTCACGGATGAGGCCTCCGAAGTACGGCTGCAGGCAGCAATCGCGCTGTCCGGTTTCGATGGCCCGGAGGTTTCGGCGGCACTGGCCGGTGCATTGTCGGATGCAGACGACGCGGTGGCGCGGGCCGCCTCCGACTCGCTGACCGAACTGAAAGATCCGGCTGCGGCCGATCCGCTCTTTGCCTATCTGACGCACCAGACACCATTCGTGCGGATGTCGGCCTTTCGCGGCATCAAGGAATTGCGCCGCCCGGAATCGCTCAAGCCCGCTATCGAGGCGCTGGGCGGTCACGACCCATCGGTACGCGAACAGGCGGTCGCAGTGATCGGCTGGCTGAAACTGGAAGAATCGCTGCCTGCCCTGATCAGCGCCTGCCGCGATCCGGAAGCAGTGGTGCGCCGGTCGGCGGTCTCTGCACTCGGCTTCTCGACGAACGCACATGCCGCGAACGCGGTCACCACTGCGCTCGACGATGCCGACTGGATGGTGCGTGAAATTGCAGCCGAAACGCTTTCGCGCACTGCCGGCGCGGATGCGGGCAAGAGGCTGATTGCGGCGCTCGCCGATGATTACTGGCAGGTAACATTGAAGGCAGTGCGCAGCCTCGGCAGGCTGCGTGTGACCGAGGCGGTGACGCCGATCGGACCGCTGCTCGATCACGAGATCAGCAATCTGCGCAAGGAGGTGGCCGCCGCTCTGGGTGAAATCGGCCATCCTTCCGCCCTTACCTATCTGCAAAAACACGTCGACGATCCCGATCCGGATGTCCGCAAGAATGTTCGCTGGGCGATCGGGCGGCTGAGGGAAAACTGACGGAATCGA
The genomic region above belongs to Pseudorhodoplanes sinuspersici and contains:
- a CDS encoding HEAT repeat domain-containing protein encodes the protein MSAFEPFEEFGDVADIAAGLDDPDAGARRVTVMDLADTAAPEAIPHLARALTDEASEVRLQAAIALSGFDGPEVSAALAGALSDADDAVARAASDSLTELKDPAAADPLFAYLTHQTPFVRMSAFRGIKELRRPESLKPAIEALGGHDPSVREQAVAVIGWLKLEESLPALISACRDPEAVVRRSAVSALGFSTNAHAANAVTTALDDADWMVREIAAETLSRTAGADAGKRLIAALADDYWQVTLKAVRSLGRLRVTEAVTPIGPLLDHEISNLRKEVAAALGEIGHPSALTYLQKHVDDPDPDVRKNVRWAIGRLREN
- a CDS encoding 4Fe-4S dicluster domain-containing protein, translating into MPLANTPTTVPVVVDEGKCIADKGCTVCVDVCPLDVLRISELTGKAYMKYDECWYCMPCEADCPTGAVTVNIPYLLK